A single genomic interval of Alligator mississippiensis isolate rAllMis1 chromosome 15, rAllMis1, whole genome shotgun sequence harbors:
- the LOC102571745 gene encoding carcinoembryonic antigen-related cell adhesion molecule 5 isoform X3, giving the protein MTVISAILGSCPTPALAQTQIIVTPDLPPAPVVGGTVTLTPQPPPPPNATLCGWLRQSRTIFWHLLDQEQPSTGSSYTGREVLGPGCSLIIVGLMLNYSGSYTLQVQGPGVFIFRGVNLRVYGKLARPTVMSRRTTVPENGILELFGERPPSTRTLLWYRDGTVLRLDGHVEMSPGNLSLLLARVRRDDAGNYTCEVRNPISTARSEPVTVTVTYGPDAAFMNPSGLLSLRLGDKVTLRCAADSVPAPQFSWSHSGSDLIPAPAGAVLSLVLTSAEQAGVYECHVTNPSTGQNATASVSITLRLGQGPVQSQPGQTGGLQGGAITRAVDAGIIIGSLAGTGLLIFVLYYVLCTQGKRDPRLEKDPVAQQGAPCPAGVQEQPPLQPVRGQQVSGANDPLATVSAQIQPGSSPDPTYQMLQPGAPDLYQELRT; this is encoded by the exons ATGACCGTGATCT ctgccatcctgggctcctgccccaccccagcattAGCTCAGACCCAGATCATCGTCACCCCagacctgcctccagcccccgtGGTGGGGGGAACCGTGACCTTGACCCCCCAGCCGCCGCCACCTCCCAATGCCACGTTATGCGGCTGGCTCCGCCAGAGCCGCACCATCTTCTGGCACCTCTTGGACCAGGAGCAAccaagcacaggcagcagctACACAGGGCGTGAggtgctggggcctggctgctCGCTCATCATCGTGGGTCTCATGCTGAACTACAGTGGTTCCTACACTCTGCAGGTGCAAGGCCCCGGGGTCTTCATCTTTCGTGGGGTGAACCTGAGGGTGTACG GGAAGCTGGCACGGCCCACGGTGATGAGCCGCAGGACCACGGTGCCGGAGAACGGGATCCTCGAACTCTTTGGCGAGCGCCCACCCAGCACCAGGACGCTGCTTTGGTACCGTGATGGCACTGTCCTCCGCCTCGATGGCCATGTGGAGATGTCCCCAGGGAACCTCTCGCTGCTGCTGGCGCGGGTCCGGCGGGATGATGCTGGCAACTATACATGTGAGGTCAGGAACCCCATCAGCACAGCACGGAGCGAGCCCGTCACCGTCACTGTGACCT ACGGTCCAGATGCTGCTTTCATGAACCCATCTGGGCTCCTGTCCCTGCGGCTTGGTGACAAAGTGACCCTGAGGTGTGCAGCTGACTCGGTCCCGGCCCCGCAGTTCAGCTGGTCCCACAGTGGCTCTGACCTGATCCCGGCCCCGGCTGGTGCTGTCTTGAGCCTGGTGCTGACAAGTGCAGAGCAGGCGGGTGTCTACGAGTGCCACGTGACAAACCCCAGTACTGGACAGAATGCCACTGCCTCCGTCTCCATCACCCTGCGGCTGGGTCAGGGGCCAGTCCAGAGCCAGCCGGGGCAGACAG GGGGTCTGCAGGGTGGGGCCATCACCAGAGCTGTTGACGCTGGCATCATCATCGGGTcgctggcagggacagggctgctcATCTTTGTGCTTTACTATGTCCTCTGCACCCAGGGCAAGAG ggacCCGCGGTTGGAGAAAGACCCTGTGGCGCAGCAAGGagcaccctgccctgcaggtgTACAGGAACAACCCCCCCTCCAGCCTGTGCGGGGCCAGCA GGTCTCTGGTGCTAATGACCCTCTCGCCACCGTCTCTGCCCAGATCCAGCCCGGGAGCTCCCCCGACCCCACCTACCAG ATGTTGCAGCCCGGAGCCCCGGACCTGTACCAGGAGCTGAGGACCTGA
- the LOC102571745 gene encoding carcinoembryonic antigen-related cell adhesion molecule 5 isoform X2, whose amino-acid sequence MGGLRGTHSPPACGGQWLGLLLSAAILGSCPTPALAQTQIIVTPDLPPAPVVGGTVTLTPQPPPPPNATLCGWLRQSRTIFWHLLDQEQPSTGSSYTGREVLGPGCSLIIVGLMLNYSGSYTLQVQGPGVFIFRGVNLRVYGKLARPTVMSRRTTVPENGILELFGERPPSTRTLLWYRDGTVLRLDGHVEMSPGNLSLLLARVRRDDAGNYTCEVRNPISTARSEPVTVTVTYGPDAAFMNPSGLLSLRLGDKVTLRCAADSVPAPQFSWSHSGSDLIPAPAGAVLSLVLTSAEQAGVYECHVTNPSTGQNATASVSITLRLGQGPVQSQPGQTGGLQGGAITRAVDAGIIIGSLAGTGLLIFVLYYVLCTQGKRDPRLEKDPVAQQGAPCPAGVQEQPPLQPVRGQQSSPGAPPTPPTRCCSPEPRTCTRS is encoded by the exons ATGGGGGGCCTGCGtgggacccacagcccccccgcaTGTGGtgggcagtggctggggctgctgctgtcag ctgccatcctgggctcctgccccaccccagcattAGCTCAGACCCAGATCATCGTCACCCCagacctgcctccagcccccgtGGTGGGGGGAACCGTGACCTTGACCCCCCAGCCGCCGCCACCTCCCAATGCCACGTTATGCGGCTGGCTCCGCCAGAGCCGCACCATCTTCTGGCACCTCTTGGACCAGGAGCAAccaagcacaggcagcagctACACAGGGCGTGAggtgctggggcctggctgctCGCTCATCATCGTGGGTCTCATGCTGAACTACAGTGGTTCCTACACTCTGCAGGTGCAAGGCCCCGGGGTCTTCATCTTTCGTGGGGTGAACCTGAGGGTGTACG GGAAGCTGGCACGGCCCACGGTGATGAGCCGCAGGACCACGGTGCCGGAGAACGGGATCCTCGAACTCTTTGGCGAGCGCCCACCCAGCACCAGGACGCTGCTTTGGTACCGTGATGGCACTGTCCTCCGCCTCGATGGCCATGTGGAGATGTCCCCAGGGAACCTCTCGCTGCTGCTGGCGCGGGTCCGGCGGGATGATGCTGGCAACTATACATGTGAGGTCAGGAACCCCATCAGCACAGCACGGAGCGAGCCCGTCACCGTCACTGTGACCT ACGGTCCAGATGCTGCTTTCATGAACCCATCTGGGCTCCTGTCCCTGCGGCTTGGTGACAAAGTGACCCTGAGGTGTGCAGCTGACTCGGTCCCGGCCCCGCAGTTCAGCTGGTCCCACAGTGGCTCTGACCTGATCCCGGCCCCGGCTGGTGCTGTCTTGAGCCTGGTGCTGACAAGTGCAGAGCAGGCGGGTGTCTACGAGTGCCACGTGACAAACCCCAGTACTGGACAGAATGCCACTGCCTCCGTCTCCATCACCCTGCGGCTGGGTCAGGGGCCAGTCCAGAGCCAGCCGGGGCAGACAG GGGGTCTGCAGGGTGGGGCCATCACCAGAGCTGTTGACGCTGGCATCATCATCGGGTcgctggcagggacagggctgctcATCTTTGTGCTTTACTATGTCCTCTGCACCCAGGGCAAGAG ggacCCGCGGTTGGAGAAAGACCCTGTGGCGCAGCAAGGagcaccctgccctgcaggtgTACAGGAACAACCCCCCCTCCAGCCTGTGCGGGGCCAGCA ATCCAGCCCGGGAGCTCCCCCGACCCCACCTACCAG ATGTTGCAGCCCGGAGCCCCGGACCTGTACCAGGAGCTGA
- the LOC102571745 gene encoding carcinoembryonic antigen-related cell adhesion molecule 6 isoform X1, with protein sequence MGGLRGTHSPPACGGQWLGLLLSAAILGSCPTPALAQTQIIVTPDLPPAPVVGGTVTLTPQPPPPPNATLCGWLRQSRTIFWHLLDQEQPSTGSSYTGREVLGPGCSLIIVGLMLNYSGSYTLQVQGPGVFIFRGVNLRVYGKLARPTVMSRRTTVPENGILELFGERPPSTRTLLWYRDGTVLRLDGHVEMSPGNLSLLLARVRRDDAGNYTCEVRNPISTARSEPVTVTVTYGPDAAFMNPSGLLSLRLGDKVTLRCAADSVPAPQFSWSHSGSDLIPAPAGAVLSLVLTSAEQAGVYECHVTNPSTGQNATASVSITLRLGQGPVQSQPGQTGGLQGGAITRAVDAGIIIGSLAGTGLLIFVLYYVLCTQGKRDPRLEKDPVAQQGAPCPAGVQEQPPLQPVRGQQVSGANDPLATVSAQIQPGSSPDPTYQMLQPGAPDLYQELRT encoded by the exons ATGGGGGGCCTGCGtgggacccacagcccccccgcaTGTGGtgggcagtggctggggctgctgctgtcag ctgccatcctgggctcctgccccaccccagcattAGCTCAGACCCAGATCATCGTCACCCCagacctgcctccagcccccgtGGTGGGGGGAACCGTGACCTTGACCCCCCAGCCGCCGCCACCTCCCAATGCCACGTTATGCGGCTGGCTCCGCCAGAGCCGCACCATCTTCTGGCACCTCTTGGACCAGGAGCAAccaagcacaggcagcagctACACAGGGCGTGAggtgctggggcctggctgctCGCTCATCATCGTGGGTCTCATGCTGAACTACAGTGGTTCCTACACTCTGCAGGTGCAAGGCCCCGGGGTCTTCATCTTTCGTGGGGTGAACCTGAGGGTGTACG GGAAGCTGGCACGGCCCACGGTGATGAGCCGCAGGACCACGGTGCCGGAGAACGGGATCCTCGAACTCTTTGGCGAGCGCCCACCCAGCACCAGGACGCTGCTTTGGTACCGTGATGGCACTGTCCTCCGCCTCGATGGCCATGTGGAGATGTCCCCAGGGAACCTCTCGCTGCTGCTGGCGCGGGTCCGGCGGGATGATGCTGGCAACTATACATGTGAGGTCAGGAACCCCATCAGCACAGCACGGAGCGAGCCCGTCACCGTCACTGTGACCT ACGGTCCAGATGCTGCTTTCATGAACCCATCTGGGCTCCTGTCCCTGCGGCTTGGTGACAAAGTGACCCTGAGGTGTGCAGCTGACTCGGTCCCGGCCCCGCAGTTCAGCTGGTCCCACAGTGGCTCTGACCTGATCCCGGCCCCGGCTGGTGCTGTCTTGAGCCTGGTGCTGACAAGTGCAGAGCAGGCGGGTGTCTACGAGTGCCACGTGACAAACCCCAGTACTGGACAGAATGCCACTGCCTCCGTCTCCATCACCCTGCGGCTGGGTCAGGGGCCAGTCCAGAGCCAGCCGGGGCAGACAG GGGGTCTGCAGGGTGGGGCCATCACCAGAGCTGTTGACGCTGGCATCATCATCGGGTcgctggcagggacagggctgctcATCTTTGTGCTTTACTATGTCCTCTGCACCCAGGGCAAGAG ggacCCGCGGTTGGAGAAAGACCCTGTGGCGCAGCAAGGagcaccctgccctgcaggtgTACAGGAACAACCCCCCCTCCAGCCTGTGCGGGGCCAGCA GGTCTCTGGTGCTAATGACCCTCTCGCCACCGTCTCTGCCCAGATCCAGCCCGGGAGCTCCCCCGACCCCACCTACCAG ATGTTGCAGCCCGGAGCCCCGGACCTGTACCAGGAGCTGAGGACCTGA
- the LOC102571745 gene encoding carcinoembryonic antigen-related cell adhesion molecule 5 isoform X4, with protein MGGLRGTHSPPACGGQWLGLLLSAAILGSCPTPALAQTQIIVTPDLPPAPVVGGTVTLTPQPPPPPNATLCGWLRQSRTIFWHLLDQEQPSTGSSYTGREVLGPGCSLIIVGLMLNYSGSYTLQVQGPGVFIFRGVNLRVYGKLARPTVMSRRTTVPENGILELFGERPPSTRTLLWYRDGTVLRLDGHVEMSPGNLSLLLARVRRDDAGNYTCEVRNPISTARSEPVTVTVTYGPDAAFMNPSGLLSLRLGDKVTLRCAADSVPAPQFSWSHSGSDLIPAPAGAVLSLVLTSAEQAGVYECHVTNPSTGQNATASVSITLRLGQGPVQSQPGQTGGLQGGAITRAVDAGIIIGSLAGTGLLIFVLYYVLCTQGKRDPRLEKDPVAQQGAPCPAGVQEQPPLQPVRGQQCCSPEPRTCTRS; from the exons ATGGGGGGCCTGCGtgggacccacagcccccccgcaTGTGGtgggcagtggctggggctgctgctgtcag ctgccatcctgggctcctgccccaccccagcattAGCTCAGACCCAGATCATCGTCACCCCagacctgcctccagcccccgtGGTGGGGGGAACCGTGACCTTGACCCCCCAGCCGCCGCCACCTCCCAATGCCACGTTATGCGGCTGGCTCCGCCAGAGCCGCACCATCTTCTGGCACCTCTTGGACCAGGAGCAAccaagcacaggcagcagctACACAGGGCGTGAggtgctggggcctggctgctCGCTCATCATCGTGGGTCTCATGCTGAACTACAGTGGTTCCTACACTCTGCAGGTGCAAGGCCCCGGGGTCTTCATCTTTCGTGGGGTGAACCTGAGGGTGTACG GGAAGCTGGCACGGCCCACGGTGATGAGCCGCAGGACCACGGTGCCGGAGAACGGGATCCTCGAACTCTTTGGCGAGCGCCCACCCAGCACCAGGACGCTGCTTTGGTACCGTGATGGCACTGTCCTCCGCCTCGATGGCCATGTGGAGATGTCCCCAGGGAACCTCTCGCTGCTGCTGGCGCGGGTCCGGCGGGATGATGCTGGCAACTATACATGTGAGGTCAGGAACCCCATCAGCACAGCACGGAGCGAGCCCGTCACCGTCACTGTGACCT ACGGTCCAGATGCTGCTTTCATGAACCCATCTGGGCTCCTGTCCCTGCGGCTTGGTGACAAAGTGACCCTGAGGTGTGCAGCTGACTCGGTCCCGGCCCCGCAGTTCAGCTGGTCCCACAGTGGCTCTGACCTGATCCCGGCCCCGGCTGGTGCTGTCTTGAGCCTGGTGCTGACAAGTGCAGAGCAGGCGGGTGTCTACGAGTGCCACGTGACAAACCCCAGTACTGGACAGAATGCCACTGCCTCCGTCTCCATCACCCTGCGGCTGGGTCAGGGGCCAGTCCAGAGCCAGCCGGGGCAGACAG GGGGTCTGCAGGGTGGGGCCATCACCAGAGCTGTTGACGCTGGCATCATCATCGGGTcgctggcagggacagggctgctcATCTTTGTGCTTTACTATGTCCTCTGCACCCAGGGCAAGAG ggacCCGCGGTTGGAGAAAGACCCTGTGGCGCAGCAAGGagcaccctgccctgcaggtgTACAGGAACAACCCCCCCTCCAGCCTGTGCGGGGCCAGCA ATGTTGCAGCCCGGAGCCCCGGACCTGTACCAGGAGCTGA
- the LOC109281716 gene encoding pregnancy-specific beta-1-glycoprotein 5, producing the protein MVQGVGQVDAGYYTCEVRNPDNTVRSEAVIVTVIYGLDTVHIDPPGPLFLPLGDRVTLTCVADSLPVPWFHWSQNSSILVLAPTGAILSLVLAGMEQTGMFKCCSTSPKTSHSTTGYISIALGLGQEGLAIRGGPCGAARSVPPVYENEPPSPSGGSDAAAQDLYQELWT; encoded by the exons ATGGTGCAGGGGGTCGGCCAGGTTGACGCCGGGTATTACACTTGTGAGGTCAGGAACCCCGATAACACAGTGCGGAGCGAGGCGGTCATTGTGACCGTGATCT ATGGTCTGGACACTGTCCACATCGACCCGCCGGGGCCCCTGTTCCTGCCCCTCGGTGACAGGGTGACCCTGACGTGTGTGGCCGATTCACTCCCAGTCCCGTGGTTCCACTGGTCCCAGAACAGctccatcctggtcctggccccgaCTGGTGCCATCCTGAGCCTGGTGCtggcaggcatggagcagacaGGCATGTTCAAGTGCTGCTCCACCAGTCCCAAAACCAGTCACAGCACCACCGGCTACATCTCCATCgccctggggttggggcaggagg gaCTTGCTATCAGAGGAGGACCCTGCGGGGCAGCAAGGAGCGTCCCCCCAGTGTATGAGAATGAGCCCCCCAGCCCgagtgggggcagtg ATGCTGCAGCCCAGGACCTGTACCAGGAGCTGTGGACCTGA